Below is a window of Impatiens glandulifera chromosome 2, dImpGla2.1, whole genome shotgun sequence DNA.
tgaagaaaAGAACAAGTTTAACcattattatttctttcaacaaaagcAATGTTAGAAGAAGTTGAtccattaatttatcattatatattctTCCCCAACAATAATGTGTCTACAGAAAATTGAGAAAGAGCTTAAATTAGGTCAAAATGCTTCATGGATTTGTTAGAAGAATAAACTGGTGTCtctctgttttatttttctttattctataataataattaatgcacATGCGAGAAGAAAACACGAGAGAATTGAACCTGGCTGTTATAGGGTAAAGGCTGTCCATGAGGCCCACTAAACAAACGATTAGGCGGGCCGTTAACTTACTTTTTATTGTCAACAATCTGTCTGTATTGGCTTCCATGTGTTTTGGGAACTTCGTTAGCATGTAAACTCGTAAAACCGAAATAATACGAGTCGCAAATCCTTGAAACGAACAATGTAATGTATTTCTTTTTCTTGCTCGCTCTCCTTTATTGAATTGAAATACCTTGTTGTTTCGCAGTGTCCTTTTCTCAATTCTCAAAACTTATTTTCATCTATATCTTTCCCAATAAGCCAACTATTAATCCTTACCATTGATGTTAGATTTCTAAGAAAAATAAGAGATTTTCAGAAAGTTCTAGAATAAATATTCGGCTACTAATCTTCTTCTTGGTTGGTTGTCAATTTATCTTCTCCAAATACATTTTTCATATTACAAACAAACAGCAGCTGCATCCCTGTCTTGTATCAACGGGGAAAAAGGCAAGAGACTTTACACACAAatgttgttttcttttaaacCAAAAAGAGAATGTATTTCTTCTCCCtgtacaataataataataataataataataataaagttggaaaaataaaatgtagGCAGAAAGatcagataaaaatatatttcattttaaccTGATACAATcaaaatatcatcatcatctactacagatttaatcattaattaataagaatagaAATGTTACTTACTACCTTCTTTGGATAGCCTCCATCCatcattcatcatcatcatcttgaATCTTGTTTGGAGTTTTTACCAGCTAACTGTGATGATTCTAATCTCGTCCTTAAATCCTTCCTCCGATTATCACCACAACTCATACCACCCTTGTTGTTTTGGCACTGCTGCTTAAGAATTTCTGTCATTtgctcttcctcctcctcctcctcttgcTGATGATTAAGTATTCTCCTCCCAGAGGAGTAGGATAAGTTTGTTGTAGTTAAATGGGAGGAGGATTCACTTCTTCGCCAATATCTGGGAGTTAGAAACTCTGCTCCAGGTATCGAGCAACATGTACTACTGGAGGGAAGCGGAACAAGTCGTCTCCCTGCACCTACACCTACACCTGCTCGAGATATTTCATCCAAAGCTTTCTCTATTCCATTTACTCGCGTTTCCAGAGACTCTATTCCATTCTGAGAGCTCCCAATAAACCTCTACACCCAAATATTATTAGTTCAGCCTTTTGCAAGATTTAAGTCAAATAATAAACATCAAATGCAAGAGATTGTGTGTCTGTGTGTGTGTTATTGTTGTACCTGCAAAAGGTGTAGGAGACTGGATTGTTGGTCTTCTATCTGAAGAAGTTGTCTGCGTATTAAACTCAGatcctcctcttcttcctcctcctcctcctccacccCCTTAtggttcttcttcatctctGACTCATCACCACCAGTATTGCCCACAATCATGAAATCGTCATTGAATAATGGTACCACACGCGAAGATCTGAATCTACTTCGCGTCTTTTCATCCGTAGCATTAGTGTCCACCACCACCGCCGCTTGTTTTGCATTCCCTTTTGTATCTGCCAAACCACCTGGGACTCCTTTTTCAGAAATTGCAACATTCCAATTGGGGGATGATTCTGTTGTTTGGTAAAGAAGATTGTTGAAGATGGAGGATGACCCTGATCTCTTATCATCACTATTTGTTTTAGGAGTAGGAGGGCTGCTCTTTCGGGTAATAGTTGTAGGCGTTGATgaattcttcttcttattattattagatgaAGGCATCGGAGGAGATGTCTTTGGTTTGGGAGATTCTTCGCGACTGCCATTTGATGGCGTGGGAGGATGAGGCCTACTTCCATTTCCACTCTCATCTGTTCCTCcaataaaagtaatgaagtttaaaaaacatgacagtagtagtagtagtaaaGACTAAAGATTTACTTATTATATCTTTGTGAAAAAATATACCCATTTACCCATGCTGCTggacacacacacacacacagaAGAAACCCATGAATACTAACAAGAATGGGCGAAACATTAATGCTCGATCattgaaatgattttgtttGACTTGGGTATTACAAGAAACCGTTAACATATACAACAGGATCATAATTTGGCATCAAATAAGTAGCAGTGTGTATGATGCCAAATTTAGCACAGACAAAGTCTTGACACTACATTGTTCCTCATCAAAACTGGAGCTCCGGGGACTTGTTAGATTAAGGTATTATTATTTCATCATAATTCAAAtcttaactaaaatatatttactcttTTAATCCCAATAACCCTAAATCAACCATTTCTTTGAGACTACTATCCAATCTACAATAtactgatcatcatcatctaccaaaatatatctaacaaaattatttggACCTAAGCCATTCGAATGAAAGAAGATCAAACCAGACACAAGGAAGGAAATTTTTGTCCCAACTAataggattatttaaataaataatacaagcTTCTGATGAGAATCTGTAACTAAGCAATCAATTCTGTCACCTAACAcatgaaaacaaaagaaaagaatatCCCAGAGGGAAGATTATAGCTAGACTTGTAATAGAAGCACATTATTATTACTCTTACAACaaatgtcataataataataataataataatgtatttatttatttttgtttcgaGTAAATGCGGTCTGAGCTATGATAATGGGAATTGCCAAATGTCAACAAGCAAACAATGTTTTACATTTCTATGGGGAACTTAAAACAAGAATACCACCCATCACCCCCAAATAGAAAAATGGGGCCTTAAATTTAATCTCTTCATGTTTTCTTTcctatttttaagtttaatgaAAGTTCAAGGGCATATTTTATCTTCTTCTCCGATGAAGAACACTAACCAGAAGAAATTTACTTTTGTTACCTTTAGAAACACCACCGCCGGCGACGCCGCCGCCGTCGTCGTTTGTTTCAGGGATCTCTTTCCACATCTCCAATGTACGATTCATTGTTTCTCGAACCACCTTCACCTGATCGATCATTGtagaaaacattattatttgtttatttattattaaatagagaaaaatgaaaaatgaaaagacCTTGTCAAAGCGTCGGTTCTCAAGAGAAGATAAACAGGATGATTTGATATCCGACGATAGACCTTTCTCTGCAATCGCCAATTTCCCCAACGCCTCTGCCGCAGCCTTCCTTGTTCCCCAATCATCGCTGCTCAAGAACTCAACCAAACAATGCACTAATCCATTCACCGCATTACGGTTTCCGGCACCACCGACGCTGACGGTTATGCCAATCAGCCACAGAAGCGATGCCTTCGCCTTGAAGCTTTCGCTCTTCACTAGCTTCAATAGCTTCAACAACAGCTTCTGCAATTGCGCCGGCTCCGGATCCGGCGCCGATTCGATTGCCGTCGCTAAGCATAGTGCCGAACCGACCTGCGAGTTCTGATCCTGCTCGTGCAAAACCGCTTCCACCAGCGGTTTCATAAAGGAAGAGAACGGCGGCCTCGTGATTTGCGACGCCATCGAACCTACAGCTTCTACGCAGGCCGCGCGTACGGCGGAATCGGAATCGCGCAAGCGGCGAACAACTGCTGAGAGCATCTTGGATACGTGTGGAGAAAGTGCGTCTCCGTGTGCGGATGACATGAGACCAAGGAGGCGGACGCATTGTCGCCGGACCGGCGATTTCTCCGACGAATCGGTGGATGATAAACAACTGATAAATGGAGAGAACGCCTCTTGTGGAAGTGTCTTCGCGATGGAATCGAGCTCGGCAGAAGCGACGGCGAGTGTATCCCTATCGGAGAGCTTATTGAGACAGGCGAATACTCTCTGTTTCAGATCAGTATTGTTGGAACCATTTCCATTCTGCGGAGAACCTCTAGAGAAAGACATTTTAGCAGTAAGCTTTAGGATCAAGCAGTATGCAGAATCACCATGGAAATGAGATTGGATTCTgaattttttggaaaatgtcGATAATGAGAACTCTTCTTCTTATAGAAGAAGAAagagttttagagagagaaatccaCCATTAATTTAATAACTTGATCAGTCTCATggtttctttcttcttcttcttctatgatTCTCGGAAACTTAAGCACGATGGAATAACagtagttaaaaaaaaaacaacatataaatggttttcaaataaacaattaaCACCCTGTAAATGATAATTAagtaagaaaattatttattttatttatttcataaaatatgaCACACCCACTCATATAGTATATAAGAAGTTAAAAAAGGAAAACACTAACCCAATCACTTGTATAGTTTCTTGGaatagtattaattaattaaaatttattacaaaaaaaactaTGGATATTTTCATTTAAGTGGGGGAGATAGTCAACAAAAAGGGCttcaagagaaaaataaatgttttattttatttaggatttgttttattttgccTTGATGGTACAATGACAATGACaaaagtttagaaataaaccGACACAAAAATAATGTCTATTTGGTAATATATGTAAATTTAGATAGAGATAAATCATTTGAGAAACAAGCTTTTTGATATCCCCACTTCAATATTAGATTGTACTTGTACGTAATCTAATACTATTAAATAGTGAgttgtttataattaatatggtgtcaatttattttttctattagaGTTATTTTTAGAAcacataaatttgattttataatgcacatttaaaataaagtctGAATTGAAACAACTTGGTTAATGTAAATTTTAATAtgtatgtaataaaattatttatttgaatttatgtaAAAAGGTTTTGATTTGACTTGCTACTTTATTCAAAATTGTTCAATAGTATGACAAAAGAGAATCATGGGTATGGGTAAGAAGATATAAATACTTGTCTAGTTTATAAAGTACTTACACTAATAACTAGCTAGCTCACTCAAGTCcaattttaatgaatttgtattattattatttttgaaatttagcataattattttaatgggttaaagtaatttaattgaaataaaagtgTTTAAATGGTAATTGTAATATGTGGATAAAAGAAATGTGGTGCATGTGAAGAAGGAGAAAGCTAGGgtgaatgatgatgataatatatatgtatttatatcaCTTTAACAAGACGGCACAGTCCATCACGTGATTATGCATCTACCCATTCATTCAATTTACTTgttcattattaatatatatgtatgagtgtatatatctttattaattttaatatttaataatatatatatatatatatattgttaatatcAAAATTCACAAGCTAACGTAATCTTCCTCTGTTTTACCCCCACCCAATCACTTTAACATTTATCTTAACTTCACATGTGCacactatatattatattttatcattaaacaCAACTATTGACCCCTTAGATGTGGTTAtcattttctatattattattcatttaaatttattatgaatgTCAAAATTTACTTAGATTTTAGGGtgtgatttttaaataattttaatataatatcattttattctatttcatccattcacttaatttattattaatattattattattttattttgaaaaatatctatatatattaaaaatgaaaaaaaaacgaTGAAGTATGacattaaaataacaaataaaaaataagaaaaaacaatatttaataaattattgagctcgtaattttttgaaaaaaacgattaacttcccCGACAGACTCTACTGACTTCTTGAAACGAACTCAGAAAAcattcataataatagtattctCTCCAACTAGTTAATCCACCAAAgaataattgggatgataacccaaatatgtagatATGTCATATCAGTCGCATCAATTCAAACTTTATATAAACTATCtaaagactcgggcatcacccaatgaatcttaGTAATACTCTACAAAAGACTTAAAATACTAGTCACGGCCTcaacaatgcaaaaataagtgaTTTGACAATTTAACCTCTTTTGACACATACGATAACGATTAGCCATGGTACAacatttttcatgcacatattatttattagaatttcACCATTaataacgcttcatccaaaaaacgagatcttggatgaaatctttgactcccaaagtttttcccaaaaaacattatataaaatcatcttagcgaacaactttTAGCAATGTCCCACATAGAAACTATCCATATCTTACCAACGCTTAATGTCATTTCAGACGATGACACTTGTTTGcgtcctaccaaaagtaaaactccaTTATGAGACGaagttttcataatatttaatctccTTCCATATCTAATTCGACTAGCGAAACTACTAGACCGATGATCAAATATGTCACCTAacttattattgtatatattactattatttaagttttttttataaaaaaaaataaaacaaaatttagtgCTTGTTGGactaagttatttgaataacttgaaaatggagaaaaaattattagtgtTGATTTTGTGAAgtgagatttttttttggtaGAGGACTTAAAAGGTATATAtggtatatataataaaataaaaaataataatttaaaatatataatattttaatattttaattagtgaaTTGAGTGATTTGACTGAACGAGatataataaaatgatgtttgagtggtttgagttatttaaataattaatccaaatcgaaaaaacatattttcatttctCCTCTCATTCGTCAtattactcaattcattaaaaaaatattaaaatattcgtttattttaaattattaaattttttttttattatatatcaataccttttaaaaaaaatttaccaaaaatattctatACTTCCTCAAATTTATCATCAAtcattcttttcaaataattcaggTTATAAATAACATTAGAACAAACTCTAATacttaataagatttttttaaaatcaattttaattttttctaacaataatatatcgAACATTTTACCATTTGgctcaaaaaaaaatgtatgatgtTTCAGTAATTGGGACTGAACAACGCGTTTATTATTACGACGAGATGAAATATCTCTTATAAAAAATCGATCTTAGAAAAAATCAATGGTAGTATTCGATAaactcattaatttttttaaatatctccgaattcataaatattatatcttatgTTAGGTTTGTTCATTAGTGAGaatgttttcattatattttcaatGTTGTTCCTAAATAGTTAGTTTGGTTGTATTTTATGTGGGTTATCTATTGTGTACACTCATAATACAATAcgactattatttatattttatcatatttattttttaaatatggttatttaaaattgagagaaaaatattaatgatgagCGATAATTTTGATGAGGTGATcattgttttgataaaaatatttaaaatttattgatttatgaGAAAAAATTAGGGAAAAAATTTTGGTGTGAGAAAGAGTGAGAAAATGACGTGGCACAATATTATTGatcgaaaaaaataaaataatttctatcacttttctctttcctcacactttttattttttttaactaatgaGCAATGAGATGATATCTCGTCATTTATTCTATTCATTCCCTCAAATTTCTTCCATTATCactattattgatatataatttcatcttcTAGATTAATGCCAACAAGATGTGGATAAATCTCTAACCTCTTTGAGAGGTCTTGGGTTCcatgaaaattttctcaaagtagcctcattttcaattcaacTTCCCAAACTAGCCTCATTTGTTCCATCTTCCTAAACTAGCAtattttactattcaaactcgagttatatatatatatatatatatatatatatatatatatatatatatatatatttatttattttattaatataataacttattattaaatatattatatatttaattatttaaattattatttttaataatataatattatcaaaaccctttataaataattaatataagatgTTTCTTTACCAATTATTATAGGGTTTCTTTCTAACATTtcctatattattattttaaaacattttcatccaaatttttatttattaagttttatcttaccaaatatttattataaattatttaatttttttaatttttttttgtctcttcATACACTTGCAatttagaaaaagaaattgtattgtattttcaattcataattttttttattgtatattcAAAAATTTTTATTGTGTCGTATATTCAATGTTTTTCATTGTGTtgtatattcaaaatttgttatTGGGTTGTCATTTCATAACTTTCTGCAACAATCTTTACCGAGcgacaataaaataattttttttattatttttacactGAAAAAGTGTgtgaagagaa
It encodes the following:
- the LOC124928188 gene encoding TORTIFOLIA1-like protein 4; translated protein: MSFSRGSPQNGNGSNNTDLKQRVFACLNKLSDRDTLAVASAELDSIAKTLPQEAFSPFISCLSSTDSSEKSPVRRQCVRLLGLMSSAHGDALSPHVSKMLSAVVRRLRDSDSAVRAACVEAVGSMASQITRPPFSSFMKPLVEAVLHEQDQNSQVGSALCLATAIESAPDPEPAQLQKLLLKLLKLVKSESFKAKASLLWLIGITVSVGGAGNRNAVNGLVHCLVEFLSSDDWGTRKAAAEALGKLAIAEKGLSSDIKSSCLSSLENRRFDKVKVVRETMNRTLEMWKEIPETNDDGGGVAGGGVSKDESGNGSRPHPPTPSNGSREESPKPKTSPPMPSSNNNKKKNSSTPTTITRKSSPPTPKTNSDDKRSGSSSIFNNLLYQTTESSPNWNVAISEKGVPGGLADTKGNAKQAAVVVDTNATDEKTRSRFRSSRVVPLFNDDFMIVGNTGGDESEMKKNHKGVEEEEEEEEEDLSLIRRQLLQIEDQQSSLLHLLQRFIGSSQNGIESLETRVNGIEKALDEISRAGVGVGAGRRLVPLPSSSTCCSIPGAEFLTPRYWRRSESSSHLTTTNLSYSSGRRILNHQQEEEEEEEQMTEILKQQCQNNKGGMSCGDNRRKDLRTRLESSQLAGKNSKQDSR